A genomic segment from Acipenser ruthenus chromosome 5, fAciRut3.2 maternal haplotype, whole genome shotgun sequence encodes:
- the LOC117402215 gene encoding G-protein coupled receptor 6-like yields MNETLLVNETAVPAPWIEASDGNSSLELSSKLVEFAINPWDIMLCVSGTIIACENAIVVAIIIYTPALRAPMFVLIGSLATADLLAGMGLILNFVFQYLIPSETISLVTVGFLVASFTASISSLLAITVDRYLSLYNALTYFSERTMFCIHMMLVITWGVSICLGLLPILGWNCLNDLSACSIVKPLTRSNVTLLAISFFVIFMVMLNLYFKICKIVCRHAHQIALQQHFFTTSHYVATKKGVSTLAIILGTFGASWLPFAIYCLVGEHEYPSVYTYATLLPATYNSMINPIIYAFRNQEIQRSIFVLFCGCFQTNVSYRSRSPSDV; encoded by the coding sequence ATGAATGAAACCCTCCTTGTGAATGAAACGGCAGTTCCAGCCCCCTGGATTGAAGCCAGCGATGGCAATTCATCCTTGGAGCTTTCCTCCAAACTTGTGGAGTTTGCCATTAACCCCTGGGACATCATGTTGTGTGTATCTGGGACTATTATTGCCTGTGAGAACGCGATTGTTGTGGCCATCATAATTTACACACCAGCCTTGAGAGCACCTATGTTTGTGTTGATTGGGAGCCTTGCAACAGCAGATCTCCTGGCCGGCATGGGACTAATACTGAACTTTGTATTCCAATATTTAATTCCATCTGAGACTATCAGCCTTGTTACTGTGGGGTTCCTGGTTGCCTCATTCACTGCTTCAATTAGCAGCCTGCTAGCCATTACTGTTGACCGGTATCTTTCACTTTACAATGCCCTGACTTATTTCTCAGAAAGGACTATGTTCTGTATCCACATGATGTTGGTCATTACATGGGGTGTCTCCATTTGCTTGGGTCTTTTGCCTATATTGGGTTGGAACTGCCTGAATGATCTGTCAGCTTGCAGTATTGTCAAACCCTTGACCAGAAGCAATGTGACTTTACTGGCTATATCATTCTTTGTGATATTTATGGTCATGTTAAACCTCTACTTCAAAATCTGCAAGATAGTATGCAGGCACGCCCACCAGATTGCTCTCCAGCAGCACTTCTTCACAACATCACACTACGTGGCCACCAAGAAGGGTGTCTCGACTCTTGCCATAATCCTGGGAACCTTTGGGGCGAGTTGGCTACCCTTTGCCATCTACTGCTTAGTTGGCGAACACGAGTATCCCTCAGTGTACACTTACGCCACTCTTTTGCCAGCGACCTATAACTCCATGATCAATCCCATCATTTATGCCTTCAGGAACCAGGAGATCCAAAGGTCAATTTTCGTCTTATTCTGTGGATGTTTCCAGACAAACGTGTCTTATCGTTCAAGATCTCCAAGTGACGTTTAA